Proteins from a genomic interval of Microbacterium abyssi:
- a CDS encoding adenylate kinase — protein MTASARLLIVGPQGSGKGTQGVRIAEAFGIPVVSTGDIFRANIKGGTELGQQVTAILDRGDLVPDELTGEIVRDRLSQDDAANGFLLDGYPRNAAQVGHLEEFLTARGEALDAVIQLDVPRDESIARLKLRADEQGRSDDTEEAIAHRLDIYENETAPILAVYGERGIVDRIDGVGSLDEITERIMSALRARGLTLAA, from the coding sequence TTGACAGCATCCGCACGACTTCTCATCGTCGGCCCGCAGGGCTCGGGCAAGGGCACGCAGGGCGTGCGCATCGCCGAGGCCTTCGGCATCCCGGTCGTCTCGACCGGTGACATCTTCCGCGCCAACATCAAGGGCGGAACCGAGCTCGGGCAGCAAGTGACGGCGATCCTCGATCGCGGAGATCTCGTCCCGGACGAGCTGACGGGCGAGATCGTGCGCGACCGGCTGTCGCAGGACGACGCCGCGAATGGCTTCCTGCTGGACGGCTACCCCCGCAACGCCGCGCAGGTCGGGCACCTCGAAGAGTTCCTCACCGCACGCGGTGAGGCGCTGGATGCCGTCATCCAGCTGGATGTCCCTCGGGATGAGAGCATCGCGCGACTGAAGCTGCGCGCGGACGAGCAGGGCCGTTCGGACGACACCGAAGAGGCCATCGCGCACCGCCTCGACATCTACGAGAACGAGACCGCACCGATCCTCGCCGTCTACGGCGAGCGCGGCATCGTCGACCGGATCGACGGTGTCGGCTCGCTCGACGAGATCACCGAGCGCATCATGTCGGCGCTGCGCGCGCGTGGCCTGACGCTCGCGGCCTGA
- the map gene encoding type I methionyl aminopeptidase, giving the protein MFRRSIYKTPAQLRAMIEPGLITAASLDAAGTAIRAGATTTEVDAAASAVIASRGAESNFKLVRGYHHATCISVNEQVVHGIPGSRVLEPGDIVSVDSGAQFQGWNGDSARTFIVPDPSRPELIAARSELSAATEGSMWAGIAAMASARHLGDIGAAIQEYLEANPPAAGGDWGILREYVGHGIGRKMHEAPSVFNYRTPDPGAEVKPGLVLAIEPMVTAGSEQTLVEEDDWTVSTVDGSDGSHWEHSVARHADGIWVFTAPDGGAAGLAPFGITPVRPA; this is encoded by the coding sequence GTGTTCCGCCGCTCGATCTACAAGACTCCCGCGCAGCTGCGGGCGATGATCGAACCAGGGCTCATCACCGCGGCGTCGCTGGATGCCGCGGGCACGGCGATCCGGGCGGGTGCCACGACCACAGAGGTGGATGCCGCGGCGTCCGCGGTGATCGCGTCGCGCGGGGCCGAGTCGAACTTCAAGCTCGTGCGGGGATACCACCACGCCACCTGCATCTCGGTGAACGAGCAGGTCGTGCACGGCATCCCGGGGTCTCGCGTGCTGGAACCGGGCGACATCGTCTCGGTCGACAGCGGCGCGCAGTTCCAGGGCTGGAACGGCGACAGCGCGCGGACGTTCATCGTGCCGGATCCGTCCCGGCCTGAGCTGATCGCTGCTCGTTCGGAGTTGTCGGCAGCGACCGAGGGTTCGATGTGGGCGGGGATCGCGGCGATGGCATCCGCTCGTCACCTCGGCGACATCGGTGCGGCCATCCAGGAGTACCTCGAGGCGAACCCACCGGCGGCCGGTGGGGACTGGGGCATTCTGCGTGAGTACGTCGGGCACGGCATCGGACGCAAGATGCACGAAGCACCCAGCGTCTTCAACTACCGCACGCCTGACCCCGGCGCCGAGGTGAAACCGGGCCTCGTGCTCGCGATCGAGCCGATGGTCACCGCCGGTTCCGAGCAGACGCTGGTCGAGGAAGACGACTGGACTGTCTCGACCGTCGACGGCAGCGACGGCTCCCACTGGGAGCACAGCGTCGCCCGGCATGCCGATGGCATCTGGGTCTTCACCGCGCCCGACGGCGGCGCTGCCGGTCTCGCCCCCTTCGGCATCACCCCCGTCCGCCCCGCCTAG